In the genome of Mucisphaera calidilacus, one region contains:
- a CDS encoding N-acetylneuraminate synthase family protein: MDAKPPFAHATEHDPARVWVIAEIGVNHDGSVDRAAELIRAARDAGCDAVKFQHFSPERLLSAESELAAYQQGTAESAEDLLESLTLNLKQLAELRAAARETDIRFGVTPFSLEDVDEVATLEPDFIKIASPDVVNLPLIDATLGLHRMTLVSTGASELHEIQKAADRLAKHDAPAALLHCVSAYPAEPRDASLAGIRLLRDATNLTTGYSDHTTDVHTGGLAVAAGACLLEKHFTHDTDAPGPDHAASLTPNTMRDYVKHAHAAASALGLARKTVIKEEEDVRRISRQSLCLINDLPAGHRLKSSDLTIKRPGLGMSPARLNDVVGRSLAHAVKANHLLREKDLV; encoded by the coding sequence ATGGACGCAAAACCGCCCTTCGCCCACGCAACCGAGCACGACCCCGCACGCGTCTGGGTGATCGCCGAGATCGGCGTCAACCACGACGGCTCGGTCGATCGCGCCGCCGAACTCATCCGCGCCGCCAGAGACGCCGGCTGTGACGCCGTGAAGTTCCAGCACTTCTCCCCCGAGCGCCTGCTCTCCGCCGAATCCGAGCTCGCCGCTTACCAGCAGGGCACCGCCGAGTCCGCCGAAGACCTCCTCGAATCGCTCACCCTGAACCTCAAGCAACTCGCCGAACTGCGCGCCGCCGCCCGGGAAACCGACATCCGCTTCGGCGTTACGCCCTTCAGCCTCGAGGACGTCGACGAGGTCGCCACGCTCGAACCCGACTTCATCAAGATCGCCTCGCCGGACGTCGTCAACCTCCCGCTGATCGACGCCACGCTCGGGCTCCACCGCATGACACTCGTCTCCACCGGCGCCTCGGAACTGCACGAGATCCAGAAGGCAGCAGACCGGCTGGCGAAACACGACGCCCCCGCCGCCCTGCTGCACTGCGTCTCCGCCTACCCGGCCGAACCGCGAGACGCCTCACTGGCCGGCATCCGCCTGCTGCGTGACGCCACAAACCTGACGACCGGCTACTCGGACCACACGACCGACGTCCACACCGGCGGGCTGGCCGTCGCCGCCGGCGCCTGCCTGCTCGAAAAACACTTCACCCACGACACCGATGCACCCGGACCCGACCACGCCGCAAGCCTCACACCCAACACCATGCGCGACTACGTCAAGCACGCACACGCAGCGGCATCGGCACTGGGCCTGGCCCGGAAAACCGTCATCAAGGAAGAAGAAGACGTCCGCCGAATCTCACGCCAGAGCCTCTGCCTGATCAACGACCTCCCCGCGGGCCACCGACTCAAGAGCAGCGACCTCACCATCAAGCGACCCGGGCTCGGCATGTCACCGGCACGACTCAACGACGTCGTCGGACGCTCGCTGGCTCATGCCGTCAAGGCGAATCACCTGCTCCGCGAAAAAGACCTCGTCTGA
- the rfbB gene encoding dTDP-glucose 4,6-dehydratase, with amino-acid sequence MKILITGGSGFIGSNFVRFALESRSDTSLVNLDALTYSGNPESLRDIEERFPERYRFVHGDIRDVDQMTSLIAEADIVIHMAAESHVDRSIIDGRPFIETNVLGTQCLLDALRQADPDNNKRLVHVSTDEVYGDLPLDRPDLLFTETTPYSPSSPYSASKASSDHLVRAAIHTFGINASITNCSNNFGPYQFPEKVIPLFVTNLLQGMKVPLYGDGRNVRDWLHVIDHCEAVLLVAEQGKAGETYNIGGNNERSNLELTHAILDIMGHDESMIEYVEDRKGHDRRYAIDASKIQRDLGWEPSRSAWPEALEATCNWYRDNTAWWQRIRSGEYRQYYEQQYARKQDGV; translated from the coding sequence ATGAAGATTCTCATCACCGGCGGCAGCGGTTTTATCGGGTCCAACTTCGTGCGCTTCGCACTCGAATCCCGCAGCGACACCAGCCTCGTCAATCTCGACGCTCTCACCTACTCCGGCAACCCCGAGAGCCTCCGCGATATCGAGGAGCGCTTCCCCGAACGCTACCGCTTCGTCCACGGCGACATCCGTGACGTCGACCAGATGACCTCCCTCATCGCCGAGGCAGACATCGTCATCCACATGGCCGCCGAGAGCCACGTCGACCGCTCCATCATCGACGGCCGACCCTTCATCGAGACCAACGTCCTCGGCACCCAGTGCCTCCTCGACGCCCTGCGACAGGCCGACCCCGACAACAACAAACGCCTCGTGCACGTCTCCACCGACGAGGTCTATGGCGACCTGCCCCTCGACCGGCCCGACCTGCTCTTCACCGAGACCACGCCCTACAGCCCGAGCAGCCCATACTCGGCCAGCAAGGCATCCTCCGACCACCTCGTGCGCGCCGCCATCCACACCTTCGGCATCAACGCCAGCATCACCAACTGCTCCAACAACTTCGGCCCCTACCAGTTCCCCGAAAAAGTCATCCCCCTCTTCGTCACCAACCTGCTCCAGGGCATGAAGGTCCCGCTCTACGGCGACGGACGCAACGTCCGCGACTGGCTCCACGTCATCGACCACTGCGAGGCCGTACTGCTCGTTGCCGAACAGGGCAAGGCGGGCGAGACCTACAACATCGGCGGCAACAACGAACGCTCCAACCTCGAACTCACCCACGCCATCCTCGACATCATGGGACACGACGAATCCATGATCGAGTACGTCGAGGACCGCAAGGGCCACGACCGCCGCTACGCCATCGACGCCTCGAAAATCCAACGCGATCTCGGCTGGGAGCCCTCGCGCTCGGCATGGCCCGAGGCACTCGAAGCGACCTGCAACTGGTACCGCGACAACACCGCCTGGTGGCAACGCATCCGGAGCGGCGAGTACCGCCAGTACTACGAGCAGCAGTACGCCCGCAAACAAGACGGGGTGTAA
- a CDS encoding sugar phosphate nucleotidyltransferase, which translates to MKGVILAGGLGSRLRPLTLVTNKHLLPVYDRPMIYYPIQCLLNAGINEILIVTGGEHAGDFLKLLKNGKQLGLKQLAYAYQEGEGGIADALKLAEDFADGDKISVILGDNIIEGNIRKAAGDFFTQSSGAKLLLKEVHDPERFGVVAFDDDGKVTRIIEKPENPPSNCAVTGIYFYDNDVFEICQTLRPSGRGELEITDVNQAYLERGDLSYEMLDGWWTDAGTFESLHRASNLVKEGGANNLELTAVQQA; encoded by the coding sequence ATGAAGGGCGTTATTCTGGCTGGTGGTCTTGGCTCGCGGCTGCGACCACTGACGCTGGTGACCAACAAGCACCTGTTGCCGGTGTACGACCGGCCGATGATCTACTACCCGATTCAGTGTCTGCTGAACGCGGGGATTAACGAGATTCTCATCGTGACCGGCGGTGAGCACGCGGGGGACTTCCTCAAGCTGCTCAAGAACGGGAAGCAGTTGGGGCTGAAGCAGCTCGCCTACGCCTACCAGGAGGGTGAGGGCGGGATTGCGGATGCGTTGAAGCTCGCAGAAGACTTCGCGGATGGCGACAAGATCAGCGTGATCCTCGGCGACAACATCATCGAGGGGAACATCCGCAAGGCGGCGGGTGACTTTTTCACCCAGTCATCCGGTGCCAAGCTGCTGCTGAAGGAAGTGCACGATCCTGAGCGTTTTGGTGTGGTGGCCTTTGATGACGACGGCAAGGTGACGCGCATCATCGAGAAGCCGGAGAACCCGCCGAGCAACTGTGCGGTGACGGGGATTTATTTCTACGACAACGACGTGTTCGAGATCTGCCAGACCCTCAGGCCCTCGGGGCGTGGTGAGTTGGAGATCACCGACGTGAACCAGGCCTACCTTGAGCGTGGCGATCTGAGTTACGAGATGCTCGACGGCTGGTGGACCGACGCGGGCACGTTCGAGAGTCTGCATCGCGCGAGTAACCTTGTGAAGGAGGGCGGAGCCAACAACCTTGAGTTGACCGCCGTCCAGCAAGCCTGA
- the rfbC gene encoding dTDP-4-dehydrorhamnose 3,5-epimerase, whose amino-acid sequence MNILETDIPGVRIIEPRKFGDHRGFFMESYSAPRLAEAGIDDHFVQDNHSLSAAAGTLRGLHCQTPPHAQAKLVRVTRGRVLDVAVDARRGSPTFGRHVAVELDPESARQLYVPVGFLHGFVTLEPDTEFLYKVSDCYAPECDTGVRFDDPDLGIDWGLNGREPVLSEKDSQLVSWADFDSPFTWEG is encoded by the coding sequence GTGAACATTCTTGAGACTGATATCCCCGGCGTGCGCATCATTGAGCCGCGCAAGTTTGGTGACCACCGTGGTTTTTTTATGGAGAGCTACAGCGCGCCGCGGCTTGCCGAGGCGGGCATTGACGACCATTTCGTGCAGGACAACCACTCGCTTTCAGCAGCGGCGGGGACGCTTCGTGGGCTCCATTGCCAGACCCCGCCTCATGCGCAGGCCAAGCTGGTCCGGGTGACACGGGGTCGTGTGCTCGATGTCGCCGTGGATGCGCGCAGGGGCTCGCCGACGTTTGGCCGGCACGTCGCGGTTGAACTCGATCCCGAATCGGCGCGTCAGTTGTATGTTCCGGTGGGTTTTCTCCACGGATTCGTGACTCTTGAGCCCGACACCGAGTTCCTTTACAAGGTTTCGGACTGCTACGCGCCCGAGTGTGATACGGGTGTGCGCTTCGATGACCCGGACCTGGGTATCGACTGGGGGTTGAACGGTCGCGAGCCGGTGTTGTCGGAGAAGGACAGCCAGTTGGTGAGCTGGGCCGACTTCGATTCGCCTTTTACCTGGGAGGGCTGA
- the rfbD gene encoding dTDP-4-dehydrorhamnose reductase — protein MRVLLIAPNGMLGRAWKGLLESEGVEHTAVGRPELDITRPETIASMVTPGCTHVVNCAAWTDVDGAESHEEEARRSNAGGPAALADAVRAIGARLVHYSTDYVFRGDGDAPYPVDTPRDPVSAYGRTKAEGEVLLEESGVDHLTIRTSWVYAPWGKNFVLTMRRLLTERDQVKVVDDQRGRPTSAEHLARASLGLMRADARGFFHVSDGGEATWFELARHIGDREGTTCAIEPCTTDAFPRPAKRPAYSVLDLSRTEALIGPMPDWRNNVNAVLEQL, from the coding sequence ATGCGTGTGCTGCTGATCGCACCGAACGGGATGCTGGGTCGTGCGTGGAAGGGGCTTCTTGAGTCCGAGGGCGTCGAGCACACGGCCGTCGGTCGGCCGGAGCTGGACATCACGCGCCCCGAGACGATCGCGTCGATGGTCACGCCCGGCTGCACGCATGTGGTCAACTGCGCTGCGTGGACGGATGTCGATGGGGCAGAGTCACACGAGGAGGAAGCGAGACGGAGCAACGCCGGCGGGCCGGCTGCGTTAGCCGATGCCGTCCGCGCGATCGGAGCACGGCTGGTTCACTACTCGACGGACTACGTGTTTCGAGGCGACGGCGACGCGCCTTATCCGGTCGACACGCCGCGCGATCCTGTGAGCGCTTATGGACGAACCAAGGCGGAGGGCGAGGTTCTGCTGGAGGAATCGGGTGTCGATCACCTGACGATCCGCACGAGTTGGGTTTACGCGCCGTGGGGCAAGAATTTCGTGCTGACGATGCGCAGGCTTCTGACTGAGCGTGATCAGGTCAAGGTGGTGGACGACCAGCGAGGCCGGCCGACCTCCGCGGAGCATCTGGCCAGGGCGAGTCTCGGCCTGATGCGGGCTGATGCCCGCGGCTTTTTTCACGTGAGTGACGGCGGTGAGGCGACGTGGTTTGAGCTGGCTCGTCACATCGGCGACCGAGAGGGGACGACCTGTGCGATCGAGCCCTGCACGACCGACGCGTTCCCCCGGCCGGCGAAGCGTCCGGCCTATTCGGTGCTTGATCTTTCGAGGACCGAGGCCTTGATCGGGCCGATGCCTGACTGGCGGAACAACGTTAATGCGGTTCTGGAGCAACTCTGA